DNA from Nocardioides seonyuensis:
GCCGTGGGCGGCCGGCTGCGTCGCCAGCTGCGGCGGGGCGACGTCGATGCCCTGGTCAGGGTCATCGAGCCCCGGGCCAGGTGGTCGGACCTGGTGCTGCCACCCGACCGCGTCGAGCTCCTCCGTGCCATGGTCGACCAGGTACGTGTCCGCTGCGTGGTGCACGACGACTGGGGGTTCGCCGATCGCAGCAGCCGCGGGCTCGGCTCGACCGCGCTGTTCGCGGGAGAGCCCGGGACCGGCAAGACCATGGCGGCGGAGGTCGTCGCTGCCGAGCTCGACCTCGAGCTCCTGCACGTCGACCTCTCGGCAGTGGTGAGCAAGTACATCGGCGAGACGGAGAAGAACCTCGCACGCGTCTTCGACCGCGCAGACCAGCAGGGTGCCATCCTGCTCTTCGACGAGGCCGACGCCCTCTTCGGGCGCCGCACCGAGGTGACCGACAGCCACGATCGGTACGCCAACATCGAGGTCAGCTACCTGCTCCAGCGGATGGAGTCCTATCGCGGCCTCGCCATCCTCACCACCAACGCCCGAGCGGCCCTGGACAAGGCGTTCGTCCGCCGTCTCGGCTTCATCGTGCAGTTCCCCTTCCCCGACGCGATGCACCGGCGTCTCATCTGGGAGGGCGCCTTCCCGGACCGCACGCCCACCCGGGACCTCGACCACGCACGCCTCGCCTCGCTGTCCCTCAGCGGTGGGTCCATCAGCAACATCGCCAGGGCGGCCGCGTTCCGGGCCGCCTCGGCCGGGGGACCGGTCACCATGTCCGACCTCGCGTGGGCCGCACGTGCCGAGCTGGCCAAGTCCGACCGGGTGCTCGCGCCGGCCGACCTGGCCGGGTGGGAGGCGGGATCATGATGAAGGTTCCCGATCGACTCGAGGTCACCGCCGACCGAGCCGCCGACCGAGCGGTGTCCTCGGCCGCGCGGACTGCTCGACCGCGCGTCGTACGACTTCCCGAGCGTGGCCCGGGGCGCGCCTTGACCGACGCCGAGTCGGCGTTCTTCGAACCGCGGTTCGGCGCCGACTTCTCCACCGTCCGGGTCATCACCGGTTCCGCGGCTCGTGCAAGCTCGCTCGCCCACGGGGCGCGGGCCTTCACCCGCGGCGAGACGATCACCTTCGGTCGGGAGCCGATCCTCTCCAACCCGGCGGATCGCCGGCTGTTCGCCCACGAGCTCGCTCACGTGGTCCAGCAGCGCCGAGACCCTGGTCTGGCCGGCATGGTGCTGCGCAACCCGGTGGGTATCACGAAGGTGGTGATCGCTCCGGCACAGGGCCGCATCTTCGTGACCCTCTCCGACGATCGCACGTTCATCATGAAGCTGAGCTCGACGTCGTCCCCCCTGCCCGCCGGAACCTACCAGGGCGAGCACAAGACGGGCAGCAGCAAGGACCTCGTTCGAGATCCCAGCGGCCGGGCTCCGGGTGTGAGCGTGATCGACTTCTGGGCCTCTCCGCCGAAGGGGATACCCACGTGGGCAGACCTCGCGGACTCGACCTACGTGCTCGAGGTGAGCAACGCCGGCTCCCCGGTGGACGCACGCACGCGGAAGGCGCCCAAGGACCAGACCGAGGGCGCCGGAAGCAGCGGCAAGGGCAAGGGGGCCGGGAGCGGGGGCCGCGGTGAAGGCGCAGGGCGGGACAAGGGCGATGGGTCCGCCTCACAGGGCAAGAAGGGGGGCGAGAAGAAGAGTGACGTCGAGCTCCCCAAGGAGACCCCGGCCGAGAAGAAGGCCAAGGTCGACGCCGTCCTGCTACGCCTCAAGAACCTCCCTGACGTGGGCGGAAAGCCGATGACCCAGGAGCAGGTCGCGAAGCTGGCCGAGATGTCGCCCGCAGAGCTCGACGACGTGGTGAAGTACCTCAAGAACGCTGCGGTGGAATCCGCCAGCCCGATCGACGCCTCCGCCGAGCTGGACAAGTACCTCGCCCTGAGCGCCAGCGACCGCGAGCTCCTGCGCGTCAACCAGGAGCTGATGGGTGACGCCCAAGCCGGGCCCCTGCCGGCCAACGTGCGCATCGCCCTGGACAGCTCGGCAGCAGCCAATGCGCAGGTAGCGGTCCAGATCGAAGGCCTAAACAAGGGAATGGCCAACCTGGCCGCCATCAAGAACAAGGTCACCGACCCTGAGGTGGCGGCAGCGCTGAAAGGTGCCGACCTCGACCCCATCGACCTCGAGAAGCTCCCGGTCTTCCGGGAGATGATGATGCTGGAGGGACTCCTCGCCGGGGCCAGCACGAAGTCCCCGGAGATCGAGGCCTCCGCCAAGGAGCTGACCAAGAGCATCGCGGGGATCCGCGACTACGTGCTAGAGGAGATCACCTGGCTGGCGGCCGAGATCGGTGCCGGCTACGTCATCGGCATGCTGCTGGGACCGGCCGGGACAGCCGTCGCCGCTGGACGAGCCGTGATGCTGATCAACAGGCTCAACAACCTGAGAAAGTTCCTGGTCAAGATCGAGCGGGTCTACTCGACCTACACAAAGATCAACTCGATCATCTCGCAGGTGACCAGCGCCTGGACGACGTACCAGGCATTCGAGGCTGAGTTCGGCAGAGACCTGTCCCGGCTCGAAGAGCTGCTGGACCTGGCCGACGACCCCAACCTTGACGACGAGGCCCTGGAGGCGGCCGTGGTCGAGGCGTCCGACCTCGAGGACGCGCTGGTGCAGCGGATGCTGACCCAGCTGGAGAACGGCACGGGGATGGCCACGTTGTTGGCACACTTCGACATCCCCTCCGACATCGATCAGGACGGGCTCCGGCAGATCCTGCTCAACATCCCGCGCGGGGTGCGAGAGATGGACGCACTGCTCGCGCGCTACCGCGCCAGTGGACGTGACCTGGAGTCGGTGAAGCTGCTCAGCTACAAGTCTGTGCTCGTCGGTGCACTGCTCTACCCCTTCGTCGGCTACCTGGCCCGCGTGGTCGGAGACGAGCTGCAGCGCCTAATGCAGGACCCAGGCCTGGGGGAACGGCTCCTCGGCGTCATCAGCGGGGCCGCCGGAGGTCGTCGGGCCAAGTACGCCGCTCCGGGTGCGGCGAAGACCAAGCTACGGCTCGGCGGCGCCAAGCGACCGCCCCGTCCCAGGCCCAAGACCACCGGCAAGACCCCCAAGAGCCCGAAGAAGGTCGACAAGAAGAAGGAAGACAAGAAGAAGGAAGACAAGAAGGACGCGCGGCAGGACGACCCGTCCACCCGGAAGAAGGGCGACCAGGACTCCCCGGACGCGAAGGGGGACGATGATGCCGCCGCCAAGAAGTCCCAGGGCAGCGCCACGTCGCTCGAATGGCTCGAGGTCGAGCGCAAGGTGAGCCAGCTCCCGGGCCGTCATCCCGAGGGGATCACCGACAGGGCTCTGCGCGCCCAGGGTCGAAGGATCGCCACGCGTCATTCGAAGGTGGCGGGCAGGGTCTCGGTGGCGCGCGTGCCCCGACGGGGCGAGTGGCAGCTGAAGATCGCTCGCAAGCGAGCGGCAGGAAGCGGTACTCCTGCGACCGCGACGTTGAAGATGGGCTACCGCGAGCGCTGGGAACTCGGCAGGAAGGCGATCGTCGCCTGGGTGCCGAGCCTGCCTGCCCACCGCCGCGGCATCGGGGAGGTGCGCCAGGAAGTCCAGGTACACAAGGATCCGTTCCACTACGGCTCGTTGGGCACCGAGTACGTCGCCGCGCAGGGCCGCCGGGGTGGACATCGTGGTGTGCAGATCGTCGGGCGGATGGGAAGGGTCCCCGAGCGCGAGATCGCCGTGGTCGACGACCCGACCGGACTGCACACCGGCCTGACGAGGGACGACGCGATCCCGTTGTGGTGGTACAAGGACCGGGGCTGGTACCGCGGCAACAAGGGCGGCCTGCACCTGCCGACACCAGGGGTCACCGTCCCGTTCCCGGCGGACGTCCCGGCCCGCCACCGAGTTGCCCTCACGAGCAGGACCACCGTCACTATCGGTGTCAAGAAGCCCCGCATCATCGAGGTGAACAGCGTCATCAAGCGGACCCGGTCCCACCGCATCCCATCTCGGCAGAGGCAGATGAGAGAGGCGCTGGTGAGGGTCGGCGTCACCGGACTCGAGACCAACGACATCGACCACGTCCAGGATGTCGGCTTCGGCGGGGACAACGAGTGGGACAACCTCTGGCCGCTCGACCGCGACAAGAACCGATGGGCGTTCACAGGTCGGTGGTACCGCGACTCCACGATCCTCTACCTCTCGAGAAGTCGGAAGACGGTGCAGCGGGGGAGCCTGTGGGACCTGGTCGGCAAGTGGTTCAAGGTCCAAGGCGTCGCCACGAAGCCCGTCAACTGGGGCGGCCGCGACGGGGAGGGGCCATGATGCACGTCGAGGTGCACGTCGACTGCCTCTCCGTGGCGCTCGGCGCCGATGGCCGCGCCGACGAGGCCGTCGTACGTCAGGCGCTCGACGACGCGCTGCGGGACCGCGGCGGCCTGGGCGACCGGCCAGTCACCGACGTCGTCGCTCGCACGGTCGCACGCGAGGTCGCCCGCGAGGTGGGAAGGACGGTGCCGCCGTGCTGAGCCCCCGCCTGGTCAAGGGCGGCCTGGTGCAGGTCGACCCCGGCAGTGGCGCCGTACGCCGCGTGGTGATGCTGCAGTACAACCCCGACAGCGTCGCCCGGACCCTCAAGCTCGCCGGTGCCGACGGCGGCCCCGAGGCGTTGCGCGTGGGGAACCCGCCGACCGAGACGCTGCGGATCGAGGTCGAGCTCGACGCGACAGACGCGATGGACAAGGGGGCCGGTGCCGAGCTCGGGGTCCACCCGATGCTTGCGGCACTCGAACAGCTGGTCCACCCCAGCGTCGGCGAGCTGCGCCGCCGAGACGCCCTCGCCTCCTCCGGGGCGATCGAGATCCTCCCCTCGCAGGGACCCCTCACCCTGTTCGTCTGGAGCGCCAAGCGGATCCTGCCTGTCCAGATCACCGAGCTCACCGTCACCGAGGAGGCGTTCGACGCACTGCTCAACCCGGTGCGGGCCAAGGTCTCCCTCGGGATGCGCGTGCTCACCGCCGGCGACCTGGGCTACGACCAGCGCGGCGGCGGGATCTATCTCACCTACCTCGAGACGAAGGCGGCCCTCTCGCGCCAGGTCGCCGACGCCTCCCTCTCGTCCCTCGGTATCGGAGGTGTCTCATGAGCGACGACCAGGCACGCCAGCAGCTCGCAGCGGTGCTCTCCCAGGCCGGGGCGAGCGTCTCGCCGTTCG
Protein-coding regions in this window:
- a CDS encoding DUF4157 domain-containing protein, whose product is MMKVPDRLEVTADRAADRAVSSAARTARPRVVRLPERGPGRALTDAESAFFEPRFGADFSTVRVITGSAARASSLAHGARAFTRGETITFGREPILSNPADRRLFAHELAHVVQQRRDPGLAGMVLRNPVGITKVVIAPAQGRIFVTLSDDRTFIMKLSSTSSPLPAGTYQGEHKTGSSKDLVRDPSGRAPGVSVIDFWASPPKGIPTWADLADSTYVLEVSNAGSPVDARTRKAPKDQTEGAGSSGKGKGAGSGGRGEGAGRDKGDGSASQGKKGGEKKSDVELPKETPAEKKAKVDAVLLRLKNLPDVGGKPMTQEQVAKLAEMSPAELDDVVKYLKNAAVESASPIDASAELDKYLALSASDRELLRVNQELMGDAQAGPLPANVRIALDSSAAANAQVAVQIEGLNKGMANLAAIKNKVTDPEVAAALKGADLDPIDLEKLPVFREMMMLEGLLAGASTKSPEIEASAKELTKSIAGIRDYVLEEITWLAAEIGAGYVIGMLLGPAGTAVAAGRAVMLINRLNNLRKFLVKIERVYSTYTKINSIISQVTSAWTTYQAFEAEFGRDLSRLEELLDLADDPNLDDEALEAAVVEASDLEDALVQRMLTQLENGTGMATLLAHFDIPSDIDQDGLRQILLNIPRGVREMDALLARYRASGRDLESVKLLSYKSVLVGALLYPFVGYLARVVGDELQRLMQDPGLGERLLGVISGAAGGRRAKYAAPGAAKTKLRLGGAKRPPRPRPKTTGKTPKSPKKVDKKKEDKKKEDKKDARQDDPSTRKKGDQDSPDAKGDDDAAAKKSQGSATSLEWLEVERKVSQLPGRHPEGITDRALRAQGRRIATRHSKVAGRVSVARVPRRGEWQLKIARKRAAGSGTPATATLKMGYRERWELGRKAIVAWVPSLPAHRRGIGEVRQEVQVHKDPFHYGSLGTEYVAAQGRRGGHRGVQIVGRMGRVPEREIAVVDDPTGLHTGLTRDDAIPLWWYKDRGWYRGNKGGLHLPTPGVTVPFPADVPARHRVALTSRTTVTIGVKKPRIIEVNSVIKRTRSHRIPSRQRQMREALVRVGVTGLETNDIDHVQDVGFGGDNEWDNLWPLDRDKNRWAFTGRWYRDSTILYLSRSRKTVQRGSLWDLVGKWFKVQGVATKPVNWGGRDGEGP